The Arachis hypogaea cultivar Tifrunner chromosome 14, arahy.Tifrunner.gnm2.J5K5, whole genome shotgun sequence genome has a segment encoding these proteins:
- the LOC112740376 gene encoding probable aquaporin NIP-type: MPIDEIRMEEGSGAVIKSSSQSIKENGFCGSPEVVLIIQKVIAETIGTYFLVFLGCCVVVLNNVEGSEGAITFPGICVTWGVAVMILIYALGHISGAHFNPAVTISFALYRRFPPRQVPLYLIAQVLGSVLASGTLYLLFDVTDDSFFGTVPKGSYIQSLVFEILTSFLLMFVVSAVTSDDRAVGELAGIAVGMTVLVDVFVAGPVSGASMNPARSLGPALVMHVYKGFWIYIVGPFSGAILGASAYNLIRFTDKPLKEIGHNTSFLKSMSKATSFRI, translated from the exons atgCCCATAGATGAGATCAGAATGGAAGAAGGTAGTGGCGCAGTGATCAAGAGTTCGTCGCAAAGTATTAAAGAAAATGGGTTTTGCGGTTCTCCTGAGGTAGTTCTCATCATACAGAAG GTAATTGCGGAGACAATTGGGACATACTTCTTAGTATTCTTAGGATGTTGTGTGGTTGTTTTGAATAATGTAGAAGGGAGTGAAGGTGCAATAACATTTCCTGGGATTTGTGTGACATGGGGTGTTGCAGTTATGATATTGATCTATGCTCTTGGTCATATTTCTGGTGCACATTTTAATCCCGCTGTCACCATAAGCTTCGCTCTCTATCGCCGATTCCCTCCCAGACAG GTGCCTCTATATTTGATAGCGCAAGTGCTAGGGTCAGTGCTTGCGAGTGGGACATTGTACCTTCTATTTGATGTGACCGATGATTCTTTCTTCGGAACGGTACCAAAAGGGTCATATATTCAGTCTCTTGTATTCGAGATCCTCACTTCCTTTCTTTTGATGTTTGTTGTCTCTGCCGTCACCTCTGATGATAGAGCA gtTGGAGAATTGGCGGGAATTGCTGTTGGTATGACAGTACTAGTAGATGTTTTTGTTGCCGG GCCAGTATCAGGAGCATCCATGAACCCAGCAAGAAGCTTAGGACCAGCGTTGGTGATGCATGTTTATAAGGGATTCTGGATTTATATAGTTGGACCATTTTCAGGTGCCATTCTCGGTGCCTCTGCCTACAACTTAATTAGATTCACCGATAAACCACTCAAAGAAATTGGCCATAACACTAGTTTTCTCAAAAGCATGTCCAAAGCAACAAGCTTCCGGATATGA